CTTGCGCTGTCGGCCACGGTCGCAGCGATCGGCCACGGCGCCATCCCGGTCGCCGCGGTGGCCCTGCTGCTGGGAGCCGACCGCATCATGGACTCGATGCGGGTGTCGGTGAACCTGCTGGGCAACTGCGTGGCCACGCTGGTGGTCGCGGCCTGGGAAGGCCAACTCGACCGGCAGCGGATGCGCAAGGTATTGGCCGGCGAGCACGTCCCGCCACTCGACGAGCTCGCCGAGGCCGAAGGTTCGGGCCGGGGCGCGCCCGTCACCGCGGAGCCCGGCTCGCGGGACTGATGTGCTTCCTGCCACATTCGGCGGTTCGATCGCTGCGGCGGAAATTGAAGCCGCCACCGTGAGCGTGTCCCAGGTGGACACCTCGGTTCATCAGAGCCGCTGACCACAGACTGAACTGCCCGAGAGGCACCCCTGATGGGGTACCTCTCGCCGTATGGACGACGTAACCATTGGGCCGACTCGCTGACCAGCGGTAAACTCGACTCAGCAGGACGGTCACCACGGCCGCCGACAGAACACAGAAAGCAGGCACGAAACACCACGTGACGCCCCGCGACACGAGCGCTGACTCCGCCGCACAGGAATCGGTCCGCAGCAGCATCACCGTTCCGCCCGACATCATCGTGGGCCTGCTTGGCTCGGCTGACGAGAATCTTCGGGCCATCGAAAGAGTTCTCACCTCTGACGTGCACGTACGCGGCAACGAGGTCACCTTCTCCGGCGAACCCGCCGACGTGGCGCTGGCCGAGCGTGTGGTGGCCGAACTGGTCGCCGTGGCATCCAGCGGGCAGGCCGTCACACCGGAGACCGTGCGCCACAGCGTGGCGATCCTCACCGGTGCCGGCGACGAATCCCCGGCCGAGGTGCTGACCCTGGACATCCTGTCGCGACGCGGCAAGACGATCCGGCCCAAGACGCTCAACCAGAAGCGCTACGTCGACGCGATCGACGCGCACACCATCGTGTTCGGGATCGGGCCGGCCGGTACCGGCAAGACTTACCTGGCGATGGCCAAGGCCGTCAACGCGCTGCAGACCAAACAGGTCAACCGGATCATCCTCACCCGCCCGGCGGTCGAAGCCGGCGAGCGGCTCGGTTTTCTGCCCGGCACGCTCAGCGAGAAGATCGACCCGTACCTACGGCCCCTCTACGACGCGCTGCACGACATGATGGACCCCGAACTCATCCCGAAGCTGATGAGCGCCGGGGTGATCGAGGTCGCGCCCCTGGCGTACATGCGCGGTCGGACCCTCAACGACGCGTTCATCATCCTCGACGAGGCGCAGAACACCACGGCCGAGCAGATGAAGATGTTCCTGACGCGCCTGGGGTTCGGCTCCAAGATCGTCGTCACCGGCGACGTCACGCAGGTGGACCTGCCGGGCGGGGCCACCTCCGGGCTGCGGGCGGCCATGCAGATCCTCGACAACATCGAAGACATCCACTTCGCGGAGCTGACCAGCGCCGACGTGGTCCGGCACCGCCTGGTGTCGGACATCGTCGACGCCTACGCGCGGCACGAGGAACCCGCGATGCTCAACCGTGCGCAGCGCCGTTCCTCGAACGGACGGTCGCGACGATGAGCATCGAGGTCTCCAACGAGTCCGGATTCGACGTCTCCGAGCCCGAGCTGATCAGCGTCGCGCGGTTCGTCATCGAGAAGATGGATGTGCACCCCGCCGCGGAACTGTCGATGGTGCTGCTCGACAGCGCGGCGATGGCCGATCTGCACATGCGCTGGATGGATCTGCCCGGCCCCACCGACGTCATGAGCTTCCCGATGGACGAGCTCGAACCGGGCGGGCGCCCCGACGCGCCCGAGCCGGGTCCGGCGATGCTGGGTGACATCGTGCTGTGTCCCGAGTTCGCCGAACAGCAGGCCGCCAAGGCGGGGCACTCGCTGGGCCACGAGTTGGCGCTGCTGACCGTGCACGGCGTGCTGCACCTGCTGGGGTACGACCACGCCGAGCCGGACGAGGAAAAAGAGATGTTCGCGCTGCAGCGTCAGTTGCTGGAGGAATGGGTCGCCGACCAGGTGCAGGCCTATCACGCCGACCGGCAGAGCGAAAAGGATCGGCGGCTGCTGGACAAGTCCCGATACTTCGACGAACCGTGACCGGCCTGCTCCCGCTGATCGGTGTGATCACCCTGGTGGTCTTCGGCGGTCTCTTCGCGGCCATCGACGCGGCGTTGTCCACGGTGTCGATCGCCCGCATCGACGAACTGGTCCGCGACGAACGCCCCGGCGCCGCGCGGCTGTCCGAGGTTGTCGCCGAACGCCCGCGCTACATCAATCTCGTTGTGCTGCTGCGGATCATCTGTGAGGTCAGCGCGACGGTGCTGCTGGCATCGATCCTCGACGGGCTCCTCGGCGTCAGCTGGGGGCTGGTCACCGCGGCCGCCATCATGGTCGTCACCAGCTTCGTGGCGATGGGCGTCGGCCCCAGGACCGTGGGCAGGCAGAACGCCTACTCCATCGCGTTGATGTCCGCCATTCCGCTGCAAGCTCTTTCGGTGCTGCTGACCCCGATCAGCCGCCTGCTGGTGCTGCTCGGCAACGCGCTGACCCCCGGCCGTGGGTTCCGCAACGGGCCGTTCGCGTCCGAGATCGAACTGCGCGAGGTGGTCGACCTGGCACAGCAGCGTGGTGTGGTGGCCGACGAGGAACGCCGGATGATCCAGTCCGTCTTCGAACTCGGCGACACCGCCGCACGCGAGGTGATGGTGCCGCGCACCGAGATGGTGTGGATCGAATCCGACAAGACCGCCGGGCAGGCCACCTCGCTGGCAGTGCGCAGCGGGCACTCCCGGATCCCGGTGATCGGCGAGAACGTCGACGACATCGTCGGCGTGGTCTACCTCAAAGACCTTGTGCAGCAGACGTATTACTCGACCAACGGGGGACGTGACACCACGGTCGCGCAGGTGATGCGTCCCGCGGTGTTCGTGCCCGACTCCAAGCCGCTGGACGAACTGCTCAGCGAGATGCAGCGCGACCGCAACCACATGGCCCTGCTGGTCGACGAATACGGTGCGACGGCCGGGCTGGTGACGATCGAGGACGTGCTGGAGGAGATCGTCGGTGAGATCGCCGACGAGTACGACACCGACGAGGTCGCGCCGGTCGACGAGATCGACGACCACATCTACCGCGTTTCGGCGCGGCTGCCGATCGAAGACCTCGCCGAGCTCTACGGTCTGGAACTCGACGAAGATCTCGACGTCGACACCGTCGGCGGGCTGATGGCGTTCGAGCTGGGCCGGGTACCGTTGCCCGGCGCCGAGGTGGCGTGGGAAGGCCTGCGTCTGCGCGCCGAAGGCGGACCCGACCACCGTGGGCGGGTCCGCATCAACACCGTGCTGGTCGGCCCCACCGAGGGTGCCAAGGCCGACCGCACGCGAGGAGGAGAACCAGCCGATGACTGAACTCGACGCCGAGGACACCAAGCTCGTCGTGCTCGCCCGAGGGGCGATGGCACGGGCCGAGGCCGCATCGGGTGCGGCGGTGCGTGATCAGGACGGCCGCACCTACGCGGGTGCGCCCGTGACGCTGGCCGCGTTGCAGCTGACCGCGCTGCAGTCCGCCGTGGCGGCCGCGGTGTCCAGCGGTGCGACGGGCATCGAGGCCGCGGTCCTGGTGGGCGGTTCGGCCGACGACGCCGGAGTCGCCGCAGTGAGGGAACTTTCGGCCGACGCGACGGTGATCGTCACCGACCGGGCGGGTGCGCCGGTATGACAGGGGCGAGGCGGTGACCGAATTCCGTTCCGGCTTCGTGTGTTTCGTCGGCAGGCCGAACACCGGCAAGTCGACGCTGACCAACGCCCTGGTGGGCCAGAAGGTCGCGATCACGTCGAACCGCCCGCAGACCACGCGGCACACCATCCGCGGCATCGTGCACCGTGACGACTTCCAGATCATCCTCGTCGACACCCCTGGCCTGCACCGGCCCCGCACGCTGCTCGGCCAGCGGCTCAACGATCTGGTCAAGGACACCTACTCCGAGGTCGACGTCATCGGGATGTGCATTCCCGCCGACGAGGCCATCGGTCCCGGTGACCGGTGGATCTGTCAGCAGATCCGCGCCGTGGCGCCCAAGACCACGCTGATCGGCATCGTCACCAAGATCGACAAGGTGCCCAAGGACCGCGTCGCCGCGCAACTCGTCGCGGTGAGCGAGCTGATGGGACCCGACGCCGAAATCGTGCCGGTCTCGGCGACCTCGGGGGAGCAACTCGACGTGCTCACGAATGTTCTTGTGGAGCAGCTTCCTCCGGGTCCGGCCTACTATCCCGACGGTGAGCTCACCGACGAGCCCGAGGAAGTCCTGATGGCCGAGCTGATCCGCGAGGCCGCGCTCGAAGGTGTACGCGACGAACTGCCGCACTCGCTCGCGGTCGTCATCGACGAGGTGTCGCAGCGCGAAGACCGTGACGACCTGATCGATGTGCACGCGATCCTCTACGTCGAACGCGACAGCCAGAAGGGCATCGTGATCGGCAAGGGCGGGGCGCGGCTGCGCGAGGTTGGCACCGCGGCCCGCAAGCAGATCGAAAAACTGCTCGGCACAAAGGTTTATCTCGACCTGCGGGTCAAGATCGCCAAGAACTGGCAGCGCGACCCCAAGCAGTTGGGCAGGCTGGGGTTCTAGCCGGTCTGCCAGACCCGCACAAACGGATCAGCGCAACGCGTTCACCGCGGCGACGGCCTGGGTCACATCGTCGACCGTCTCCGACAGCTCGTCGGTGGTCTCGACCGCCGGCTCGGGCTCGCGGACCGGCGTGGTGATCTCGGGGACCGGCGGCAGGCTGCGTCCCTCGGGGGTGTTCCACCACACCGCGGGCTGTTTGGCGGCCCACCCGGTGATCGCCTCGAGTTCGGCGGCCAGCGAGATCAGCAGGGGCTCACTTTCGGCCGGACCCATGAGCTGCACACCGATCGGCAACCCGTCGGAGGTGAAGCCGGCGGGCACGCTGATCGCGGGCCAGCCCAACAGGTTCCACGCCCACGTCAGCGGGCACGCCGCGATGGCCTTGCGCTCGGTGGCCAACCACCCGAGCCGATCGGACGCGTGGGTGAGCGGCGGTGGCTGGGCGGTGGTCGGCGCGATGATGACGTCGACGAGGTTGAAGATCCACGACATGCGCCGCCGCACCGCGGCCTCGTGGGCGCGCGCCTTACGTAACACGTTCTCCGACAACAGCCGCCCGATGCGCAGGTTGGCCACGGTGCGATCGTCGAACTCGGTGCGGTTGAGCCGGTCGGCCCAGTCGAGCAGGCCCGCGGTCGAGCGCGACAGGAAATCCCACGACATCCGCACGCTGTAGTTGGGGTCCTTGGCCTCCACGGTGTGGCCGAGCTCGCCGAGGTGGTCGGCCGTGGTCTGCAGCGCGGCGCGGATCTCGGGGTGGATCTTCGCGCGGAAACCGGTGAACGGGATCTTCGTCGACATCGCGATGCGCAGCGGGCCGGGTGCGACCCCGACGTAGTCGGAGGCCTGGATCGGCGTCGGCTTGTGCAGATCGCCGTCGACGTTTCCCGACGCGGCATCGAGCACCAGCGCGGCGTCGACGACGGTGCGGGCCAGCACGCCGTGCACGGTGACGCCGTTGAACGCCTCCGGTTGGGGCCAGGTGGAGATGCGCCCGCGCTGCGGCTTGATGCCGACCAGATGGGTCCAGGCCGCCGGGATGCGCACGCTGCCCGCGCCGTCGGAACCGATGGCCGCGGCCACCAGGCCGGCGGCGACCGCGGCCGCGCTGCCGCCGGACGACCCGCCCGGGGTGTGTTTGCGCGACCACGGGTTGCGGGTGTGCCCGAATCCGGGGCCGCTGGTGAACGGCCACTGCCCGAGCTCGCAGGTGTTGGTCTTGCCGACGATCACCGCGCCCGCGGCCCGGAGCCTGCGCACCACCTCGGAGTCGGCGTCGGCCACCCGGCCGTCGCCGTCCGTGCCGAACCGGGTGGGCACCCCGGCGATGTCGACGTCGTCCTTGACCGCGATCGGGACACCCAGCAGCGGGAGCTGTTTGCCGGCCGCCCGGGCCCGGTCGGCATCGGCCGCGTCGGCCAGCGCCTGATCGGTGAGCACGACGCGGAATGCGTTGAGGGTGGACTGGCTCGCGTTGATCGCATGCAGGGATCGCCGTACCAGCTCGTCGGAAGTGATGGCACCGCTGGCGAGTTGATACAGCTGATTGGTCAGTGTCGGAAATGTCGAATCGCAAGCCGTAGATTTCCCCATCACTTTCGAGGATATCGGCGGTGCGCGTGGGCTCATGTCCGGGCGCGGTGCAAGACTGTCCGCATGCGGCTGTACCGTGACCGGGCGGTGGTGCTGCGCCAGCACAAGCTTGGCGAGGCCGACCGGATCGTCACCCTGCTCACCCGCGACCATGGGTTGGTCCGCGCGGTGGCCAAGGGGGTCCGTCGTACCCGCAGCAAGTTCGGCGCACGGCTCGAACCGTTTGCTCATATCGATGTGCAATTGCATCCGGGCCGTAACCTCGACATCGTCACCCAGGTCCAGGCCATCGACGCGTTTGCCGCCGACATCGTCAGTGACTACGGGCGGTACACCACCGCCTGCGCGATGCTGGAGACCGCCGAGCGGCTGGCCGGCGAGGAACGCGCCCCGATGCCCGCACTGCACCGGCTGACCGTGGCGGCGCTGCGGGCCATCGCCGACGGCAACCGGGCCCGCGAACTGGTGCTCGACTCCTATCTTCTGCGGGCCATGGCCGTCGCCGGCTGGGCGCCTGCGCTGACCGAGTGCGCCCGCTGCGCCGCCCCGGGACCGCACCGCGCGTTCCACGTCGCCGCGGGCGGCAGTGTGTGCGTGCACTGCAGGCCCAGCGGATCGAGCACCCCGCCGCAGGCCGTCCTCGAGCTGATGTCGGCACTGCACGACGGCGACTGGGAATACGCCGAGTCCTCGACACCGGCGCACCGCAGCCAGGCCAGCGGGCTCATCGCCGCGCATCTGCAGTGGCACCTGGAGCGTCAGCTGCGCACATTGCCTCTGGTCGAGCGGGGATACCGCGTCGACAGGACGGTCGCCGAACAGCGCGCCGCGCTGGTCAGGCAGGATATGGCGCATGGCAATCACACGGGGCAACACACGGGACAAGAAGACCTACCCGCAACTGCCTCCGGCGCCTGAGGACTATCCGACCTTCCCGGACAAGTCGACCTGGCCCGTCGTCTTCCCGGAGATCCCGGCAGGCACCAACGGCCGTTTCGCGCGTCCGCCGCAGCACACGTCCAAGGCTGCCGCGCCGAAGATTCCGGCCGAGCAGGTGCCCAACCACGTCGCGGTCGTGATGGACGGCAACGGCCGGTGGGCCACGCAGCGCGGCCTCGGCCGCACCGAGGGACACAAGATGGGCGAGGCCGTGCTCATCGACATCACCTGCGGGGCCATCGAGATCGGCATCAAGCATCTGACGGTCTATGCGTTCTCCACCGAGAACTGGAAGCGCAGCACCGAAGAGGTCCGGTTCCTCATGGGGTTCAACCGGGAAGTGGTGCGTCGGCGCAGGGAGAACCTCAACGACATGGGTGTGCGGATGCGCTGGGTCGGTTCGCGGCCGCGGATGTGGCGCAGCGTCATCAAGGAGTTCGACATCGCCGAGCAGATGACCGTCGACAACGACGTCATCACCATCAACTACTGCGTGAACTACGGCGGCCGCACCGAGATCGTCGAAGCCGCGCGCGCTCTCGCGCAGGAGGCGGTGGACGGCAAGGTCAACCCGGGCCGCATCAGCGAGGCGATGTTCGCCAAGCACCTGCACCGCGCCGACATCCCCGATGTCGACCTGTTCATCCGCACCTCCGGTGAGCAGCGGGCCAGCAACTTCCTGCTGTGGCAGGCGGCCTACGCCGAGTACGTGTTCCAGGACAAGCTGTGGCCGGATTACGACCGGCGTGATCTGTGGGCGGCATGCGAGGAGTATGTGAACCGCAACCGGCGCTTCGGCCGCGCGTGAGGAGGTGAGCCCGATGCCCAGTCTCCTGCAACGGCTGTCGACGGTCCTCGCCGAGGTGATGTCCGTCGCCGAAGAGGAGGACGGCGCGCTGACCATCACCTCGGACGGTTCGGTCGCCCTGGTGCGGGTGGTCGCCATCGCCGACGATCTGGAGATGGTGTCGCTGACCCAGCCGCTCGCGTGGAATCTCCCGCTCAACAACAAGATTCGCGAACGTGTGGCCGCTCACGCCAGCCGCACGATGCTCGGGTCGGTGGTGCTGGTGGAGAAGACGGCCGAGGGGCCGGCCACCCCGGCGAACGGCGCCGGGCCCAGGACCGCGACGCGCAAGGGTTCCACCAAGAAGCTGGCCGACGTCATGCTGCGGTACAACTTCCCGGCGGCCGGGCTCACCGACGACGCGCTGCGCACCCTGATCCTCATGGTGCTGGCCACCGGCGCCGATGTGCATCGGGACCTGACGTCGTGACGGTTGCGGTCCTGCGGATCGTGGCGGCCGTGGTCCTCGACGACGACGGCCACGTGCTGGTCGTGCGCAAGCGCGGGACGACGGCGTTCATGCAGCCCGGCGGCAAGATCGAACCGGGGGAGCAGCCGCTGGCGGCGCTGGAGCGTGAGATCGCCGAGGAGCTGGGAACCGCGCTGGACCCGTCGTCGGTGCGTTCGCTGGGGCGCCACCACGCCGTGGCCGCCAACGAACCCGGCCACACCGTCGACGCGTATCTCTACCTCGTGCGGGTGCACGGCACGCCTGCCGTCGCGGCCGAGATCGAGGAGATGGCCTGGGTCGACCCGGCCGCGCCAGGGGATCTGGAACTGGCGCCGTTGACGCGCGACACCGTGCTCGCGCTGGCGCGCGAACTGGTCTAATTCTTGTCGGGCTCGTCGGGTTCGTCGGGGCCCACGCAGTCGCCGCACACGCCGAAGATCTCGATCGTGTGGCTCACGTCGGAGAACCCGTGCTCGCGGGCGACCTGGGCGGCCCAGGTCTCGACGTCGCGGCCGGACACCTCGACCGTCGACCCGCACGACCGGCACACCAGGTGGTGGTGATGGTGCTCGGAGCAGCGGCGGTACACCGATTCGCCGGTGTCGGTGCGCAGGGTGTCGACGACGCCCGCGGTGGCCATGGCCTGCAGCGTGCGGTACACCGTCGTCAGGCCGATGCCCTCACCGCGTCGGCGCAGCTCATCATGCAGTTCCTGGGCCGAGCGGAACCCCTCGGTCTCGTTGAGCAGGTCGGCGATGGCCGCACGCTGCCGTGTCGACCGGACCGCGCCCGTCACTTGCGGTCCTCGCCGGCGTGCGCGATCGCGTCGACCACGATGTGCGCGAGATGGTGGTCGACGAGCCGGTAGAGCACCTCGCGGCCTGCCCGCTCACTGGACACCACGCCGGCCTGTTTGAGGATGCGCAGATGCTGGCTGACCAGGGGTTGTGGCACGTCGAGCGCGTCGACCAGTTCGTGCACGCAGCGCTGTGACCGCTGTAGTTGCAGGACGATCGCGATCCGTAGCGGCGCGGCCAGCGCCCGCAACAGCTCGCCCGCGCTGTCCAGCACCTCGCGCGAGGGAAGTTCGGGTGCCGGGGCGCCGGCGTGCTGGTGCTCCTCGGTGTGTGCGCCCGTGCCGCCGGGCTCGGCCAAACTGGAAACCGTTTTCATTACCGGTCAGAATACATGCGCTGATACGCATGTCAACGGGTGCGGTGACGTATCGCCGATGCGCGCACGATCACGCGGTTCGGGGTTCACCCCGGTAACTCGCTACTCTGTTGCACCGTGGCTTCCATCATCGACACCGTTGCGAACCTGGCGAAACGCCGCGGCCTGGTCTATCAGTCGGGCGAGATCTACGGCGGCACCAAGTCCGCGTGGGACTACGGCCCACTTGGTGTCGAGCTCAAGGAGAACATCAAGCGCCAGTGGTGGAAGTCCGTGGTCACCGGCCGCGACGACGTCGTCGGTCTGGACAGCGCGATCATCCTGCCGCGCCAGGTGTGGGTGGCGTCGGGCCACGTCGAGGTGTTCAACGACCCGCTGGTCGAATGCCTGAACTGCCACAAGCGGCATCGCCAGGACCACATGCAGGAGGCCTACGCCGAGAAGAAGGCGGCCAAGGACGGGGGCACGGTCGATCCCGACTCGGTGCCGATGAGCGAGATCTCCTGTCCGGACTGCGGCACCAAGGGCCAGTGGACCGAGCCGCGCGACTTCAACATGATGCTCAAGACCTACCTCGGCCCGATCGAGACCGAGGAGGGTCTGCACTACCTGCGGCCCGAGACCGCGCAGGGCATCTTCGTCAACTTCGCCAACGTGGTGACCACCGCGCGCAAGAAGCCGCCGTTCGGTATCGGCCAGATCGGCAAGAGCTTCCGCAACGAGATCACCCCGGGCAACTTCATCTTCCGCACGCGCGAGTTCGAGCAGATGGAGATGGAGTTCTTCGTCGAACCGTCGACGGCCGCCGAATGGCACCAGTATTGGATCGACACGCGCCTGCAGTGGTACGTCGACCTGGGCATCAATCGCGACAACCTGCGCCTGTTCGAACATCCGCAGGACAAGCTGTCGCACTACAGCGACCGCACCGTCGACATCGAGTACAAGTTCGGCTTCGCGGGCAACCCGTGGGGTGAGCTGGAAGGTGTCGCCAACCGCACCGACTTCGACTTGTCCACGCACGCAAAGCATTCCGGCGTCGACCTGTCGTTCTACGATCAGGCCTCCGATACCCGCTACGTGCCGTACGTGATCGAACCCGCAGCCGGTCTGACCCGCTCGCTGATGGCGTTCCTGGTCGACGCATACACCGAGGACGAGGCCCCCAACGCCAAGGGCGGCGTGGACAAGCGCACCGTGCTCAAGCTCGATCCGCGGCTGGCCCCGGTGAAGGCCGCGGTCCTGCCGCTGTCGCGGCACGCCGACCTGTCGCCCAAGGCCCGCGATCTCGCGGCCGAGCTGCGCAAGAGCTGGAACGTCGAGTTCGACGACGCGGGCGCGATCGGCCGCCGCTACCGCCGCCAGGACGAGATCGGCACGCCGTACTGCGTCACCGTCGACTTCGACTCGCTCGAGGACAACGCCGTGACCATCCGTGAGCGCGACGCCATGACCCAGGAACGCGTGGCGATCGACAAGGTCTCCGACTACCTCGCGGTGCGCCTCAAGGGCTGCTGACTTCTTAGGCCGAGCAGACGCAAAACTGCCTGTTTCGGCGCGAAAATGAGCAGTTTTGCGTCTGCTCGCGAGTTAAAAGCGGCCACCTCCGCCGCCGTAGTTGCGGCCCGACGAATGCGACGAGCCGCCGTAGGAGGTGGACCGGCCGGAACTGCGGCCACCGCCGAAGGTGCCGCCGAACCCACCGCCGAACCCACCGCCGTAGCCACCGTAGCCACCGAAACCGCCACCGCCGAACCCGCCACGCAGCACGTTGCCGATGATGATGCCGCCGAGCACGGCACCGATGTCGGCCCCGCCGCCACCCTGGTGTGAGGTATAGGAACGCTGGGCGGCGCGGACGTCGTCGTTGGCCAGGCTCTGCGCCTGTGCGGCCAGCGTCGACGCGCCGTTGGCATGTGCCACAGCCTCATTGGGGTTGGTGGTCCGTTTGGCCTGGGCGGCCTCGAGTTGTCGGGTGGCCTCGGCGAGCCGGGTGCGTGCCTCGGGACCGATGCTGCCGCGGCGGGTTTCGATGTAGTCGGACACCGCGGTGATGCGGGACTGCGCGGTGAAGATCGCCTGCTCCAGGGTGCGGGCCAGGCGTTCGGCGGCCTCACGTTGTTCGTGCACGCCGGCCAGCAGTTGGTCCAGGTCGGCGTCGGCCTGCGTCAGCCGCGTGAAGGCGCCGAGCGGATCGGCGTTGCCGTTGGCCTTGGCCTCTCCGGCGGCCAGCACCGCGGCATCGCGGGCGGCGGTGAGCTTGTCGGCCTGGGGCGTATCGGGTTGTGCCAGCAGACCATTGGCCTGTTCGATACCCGCCTCGATGTCGGCGACGGCCGCGGGCAGCCCGGCCAGTGCGCGGTTGATGTCGGTCGAGGCGCTGTCGACCGCGTCGAGCAGCGTGCGCGCCTGAGCGAGCGCGGACTCGGCGGCGCGCACCGCGTCGACCAACCCGGTCTGGTCACCGGCGGGCCGGGACACCAGGTTGCGGGCCGTGGTGATGTTGCGGTCGGCGAACGCCAGCCGTTCGCGGGCGGTGTCGACATTGCCCGCCACCGACGCCAGTGCACGCGCATCGAACTGTGTGTGCAGTGCGGCCAGGGTCTGCTGCGCGGGTTCGATGCGCGCGGTGAGGTCGACCATCTGCTGGGTCATCAGGTCCAGTCGCGTCGGCGCGTTGATCACCAGGTCCCGCAACTGTTCGAACGCCGCGCTCTGGGCCTCCAATTCGCGGTCGGCGCGGGCCGCCGACACGATCACCCTGGTCAGCAGGTCGCGCTGCTGCAACGGGGTCTCCGGCGCGTCGTCGTCGAGGATCTGGCGCACGTTGAACGCCTGTGCGAGCGCCTTTTTCGCGTTGGCCACGGCCGTGCTGAACGGCTCGGTGCGGTTCGCGCCGAACTCCTCGACGGCCAGTTCCAGCTCGCCCTGGCTGGTGCGCACGGCGTTGTCGACGTCGACGACGATCTCGCGGCTCAACGCGTCGAGCGCCTCCAGCGGCACGCTCTGCAGTGCGTCGGGGTCGGTGGGATCGACGCGTTTGGCGGCCTCGAATTCGGCCTTGCGGCGCTTGGCGCGTCGCCGCCGCGACCAGATCCACAGGATCCCGACGAGCACCGCGATGACACCGAGCGCGATCAGCATAGCCGGCCACGACACCCCGCCGCCCGAGGTGGACTCGGGCTCGGTGTTGAGCTGATCGGCCGCCGCGATGGCCGCACCCGCCCAGTCGTCACGGCGCAGCGCCGGGCCG
This region of Mycolicibacterium goodii genomic DNA includes:
- a CDS encoding ArsR/SmtB family transcription factor → MKTVSSLAEPGGTGAHTEEHQHAGAPAPELPSREVLDSAGELLRALAAPLRIAIVLQLQRSQRCVHELVDALDVPQPLVSQHLRILKQAGVVSSERAGREVLYRLVDHHLAHIVVDAIAHAGEDRK
- a CDS encoding glycine--tRNA ligase gives rise to the protein MASIIDTVANLAKRRGLVYQSGEIYGGTKSAWDYGPLGVELKENIKRQWWKSVVTGRDDVVGLDSAIILPRQVWVASGHVEVFNDPLVECLNCHKRHRQDHMQEAYAEKKAAKDGGTVDPDSVPMSEISCPDCGTKGQWTEPRDFNMMLKTYLGPIETEEGLHYLRPETAQGIFVNFANVVTTARKKPPFGIGQIGKSFRNEITPGNFIFRTREFEQMEMEFFVEPSTAAEWHQYWIDTRLQWYVDLGINRDNLRLFEHPQDKLSHYSDRTVDIEYKFGFAGNPWGELEGVANRTDFDLSTHAKHSGVDLSFYDQASDTRYVPYVIEPAAGLTRSLMAFLVDAYTEDEAPNAKGGVDKRTVLKLDPRLAPVKAAVLPLSRHADLSPKARDLAAELRKSWNVEFDDAGAIGRRYRRQDEIGTPYCVTVDFDSLEDNAVTIRERDAMTQERVAIDKVSDYLAVRLKGC
- a CDS encoding TPM domain-containing protein; this encodes MRIGRLFSLLLAILTTGFLVAPGAAAEPPLRLATQLTDQADVLSSSQEADVQRALDRLYDDRRIKLWVVFVEDFSRQNYVGWAQNTMQLSDFGDDDALLAVATVDRAFAFQVPDTLVSTSRSDDIRRNSIGPALRRDDWAGAAIAAADQLNTEPESTSGGGVSWPAMLIALGVIAVLVGILWIWSRRRRAKRRKAEFEAAKRVDPTDPDALQSVPLEALDALSREIVVDVDNAVRTSQGELELAVEEFGANRTEPFSTAVANAKKALAQAFNVRQILDDDAPETPLQQRDLLTRVIVSAARADRELEAQSAAFEQLRDLVINAPTRLDLMTQQMVDLTARIEPAQQTLAALHTQFDARALASVAGNVDTARERLAFADRNITTARNLVSRPAGDQTGLVDAVRAAESALAQARTLLDAVDSASTDINRALAGLPAAVADIEAGIEQANGLLAQPDTPQADKLTAARDAAVLAAGEAKANGNADPLGAFTRLTQADADLDQLLAGVHEQREAAERLARTLEQAIFTAQSRITAVSDYIETRRGSIGPEARTRLAEATRQLEAAQAKRTTNPNEAVAHANGASTLAAQAQSLANDDVRAAQRSYTSHQGGGGADIGAVLGGIIIGNVLRGGFGGGGFGGYGGYGGGFGGGFGGTFGGGRSSGRSTSYGGSSHSSGRNYGGGGGRF